In Capsicum annuum cultivar UCD-10X-F1 chromosome 7, UCD10Xv1.1, whole genome shotgun sequence, one genomic interval encodes:
- the LOC107877321 gene encoding uncharacterized protein LOC107877321, which yields MARKTSKIPMTSKDLGDFEKNSDESEGIYELTFGFIDEGIEFQSCESLLESKISYSSGEILMDQEEDENVNNSEENKAFWALQEELFKTTLSRTTSFESKVRKSTKEVLKELKFTSINCSCRKMISDSSCRKCTQREISERLRNEGYNCFICKSKWKSSLEIPSGEYTYMEVVQNTSSKKGELMKVIIELNFRGEFEMARANEEYNHLVKQLPEVYVGKVERLQNLIKILCCASKKCMKEKGMHMAPWRKHKYMQAKYLGSPEIMPEVIFPVNNFRRPPRPRVSMLTFDLIESLPIKVV from the exons ATGGCCAGAAAAACGTCTAAAATCCCCATGACCAGCAAAGACTTGGGTGATTTCGAAAAGAATTCAGATGAATCCGAAGGCATATATGAGTTGACTTTTGGGTTTATAGACGAAGGTATTGAGTTTCAGTCATGTGAAAGTTTGTTAGAGTCAAAAATTAGTTATAGTAGTGGAGAGATATTGATGGACCAAGAGGAGGATGAAAACGTTAACAATAGTGAGGAGAATAAGGCATTTTGGGCATTACAAGAAGAGCTTTTTAAG ACAACATTGAGTAGGACAACTTCTTTTGAATCGAAAGTCAGGAAATCAACAAAGGAGGTCCTAAAAGAATTGAAATTCACTAGTATCAATTGTAGCTGCCGGAAAATGATATCCGATAGTAGTTGTCGAAAATGTACGCAAAGAGAAATCTCCGAACGCCTTAGGAACGAAGGCTACAATTGCTTCATTTGCAAGTCCAAGTGGAAAAGCTCACTCGAAATACCTTCAG GTGAATACACATACATGGAAGTGGTgcaaaacacaagttcaaaaaaaGGAGAATTAATGAAGGTGATCATAGAGCTGAATTTTCGAGGAGAATTCGAGATGGCACGAGCAAATGAAGAATACAATCATCTAGTGAAACAATTACCAGAGGTATACGTAGGAAAAGTCGAAAGActtcaaaatttaataaaaatactatGTTGTGCTTCGAAAAAATGCATGAAGGAAAAAGGGATGCATATGGCTCCATGGAGGAAACATAAATACATGCAAGCTAAGTACCTCGGCTCGCCGGAAATTATGCCGGAGGTAATTTTTCCGGTGAATAATTTCCGGCGACCGCCAAGGCCTAGGGTTTCAATGCTCACTTTCGATTTGATCGAAAGCTTGCCAATCAAAGTTGTTTGA